The nucleotide window CTTCGTCCCGTCCGGGAACGTGGCTTCAATCTGAACATCGTGGATCATTTCTGCCACTCCGGGCATTACATCCTCTTTAGTAAGGAGATTAGCGCCTTCCTGCATCAGTTCGGCTACTTTTTTTCCATCTCTTGCACCTTCAAGCAGGAAGTGGCTGATGAGTGCTATGGATTCAGGGTAGTTTAATTTAAGGCCTCTTGCCTTTCTTTTCAGAGCGAGTTCGCCTGCCAGAAACAGCATAAGCTTTTCCGTTTCTCTCGGTGTTAAGTGCATAGTATTTTTTATTTAAAATTGGACAAAGAGAATCCTGTTCACCTTTTGTAAGGCAAATAGAAATATTTAAAAATGTAAAGTGTGAAAACGATTTTTACGGATCTGTATTCACATCAATACAAACCATAAAAGTCATTACGATTTAAAAAAGGAATTAGCAGCCCGCAATCTGCAGGGAATGATACAGGATGTACCTTGGTGCTGTAATATAAATACGGTTTTGAACGGCCGCAACCTTTGTACTGTAAGTGTAGCCGGCAAAGAAGTAGTATAACCACTGCTGCGCAAGCACTGAGTAATCAAATTTCACTTTCTCCCAGTCATTGGAATCCTGAACATCCTGCACATCTGAAAAACTGTACATTTCAGGATGGGTCTGTTGATCAGATTTCTGCTGAAGAAGATGAATTTTTGAAAGGATATCAGAGTATGGCTGAGCTTTTCCCTTATGTGCAAAAAGACCTGCACATAACGCTGAGAAAAATATCACAAAAGAGAAAAATAAGACTCTTTTTTTCATACCTGTTAATAATGCTGTAAAATTAGAACAATCTGAAAGTCCCGGCTATCAAAAAAATTATTTAAAATGTTCAAAATCGCAACAAATGCAATTTTATGTATTTTTAACATTCAATCACAAATCCTTTATTTACAGCACATAAGCACTCTTTATGAACTATGACAAATATTTTTTTGTCCTTATTCCTATAACTATGAATATTCGCCTTATCTTTTTCTTCTATTTAGAAAACAAGATTAATACATGTTTTATTATCAATTATATTGGTTCAAAAAATATTATTTACCAAGGATTAATTAACAATTAAGTTTATTTCACAAAATAAGGCGGTATTTTTTCTTTCCTTATAATTATCGTAAATTTGTATACACATCTTTAATTTAATAAAATAATAAAACGTAATATGTCAAAAGCAATTTCGCAAGTACCATTAGCGGTAAACGAGCCGGTGAATTCATATGAACCGGGGTCTCCGGAAGTTAAAAGCCTTATTGCCACGTATAAAAAAATGTGGGCTGAAAAGGTAGAAATTCCAATGATCATCAACGGAAAGGAAGTAAAAACTGATACAAAAGTGCAGCTTCAGTCTCCACAGGATCATGCTCATGACTTCGGATTCTATTACCAGGGTGGTATGCAGCATGTGGATGACGCTATCAACGCGGCATTGGCAGCTAAAAAAGAATGGAATGAACTAGGCTGGGAACAGCGTGCAGCAATTTTCTTAAAGGCAGCTGATCTTTTGGCGGGTCCTTACAGAGATGTGATTAATGCTGCAA belongs to Chryseobacterium gleum and includes:
- the ureA gene encoding urease subunit gamma, producing MHLTPRETEKLMLFLAGELALKRKARGLKLNYPESIALISHFLLEGARDGKKVAELMQEGANLLTKEDVMPGVAEMIHDVQIEATFPDGTKLVTVHNPIR